From the Pseudobacteriovorax antillogorgiicola genome, the window GCCATCGGTCGATTGCAGCTGAAAGCTAGTCAGGTTATTGACTTTTACCAGCTGCTGGCCGATAGCTTCAGCCCAAGCAAAGATAGCCTTACCCTTCTCTTGAGCTAGGTCATCACCCTCAAGCGACTCCATATTTAATAGTTGGTCAATTCCGTAGGCATAGATTGCACCAATCAAGTGTGGATCAGAATATTCGTTTTCAGCAAATTGATTAATGACGGCATAGATACGGGACGAAGTCAGCTTCTTGACATCGCGACCAATTTTGCTTGATTCAATATTTCGTGAGTCCTGTAGGCCTGACAAGCCCGTACTCAGACCTTCCTTTTGCTCGTTCGAATAATAGCCAAATAGGTCTGCAAAGCCCTCATTCAAACTAGCAAGAGTCGATTGAACTCCCGTCAGCCAGGAGTCAGAAGAATCCGTAGCTCGGCTCGCTTGAAACGCGGTTTTCTTGCTTAGCAAATTCCCATGATGCTTGTGATCCGATTCTACTTCAATACCTTTCAGAGCAAAGTGGGACAACTTTCGGTGAAAATGGGCCCGTTGCATGATGGAATTACGATTGTCAGAATCCAAACTCCATAGGGCTAACTCTCCAAAGAGATGATGACCGTATTCATGGGCCATCACAAAAGGAGAATTCCAGAGACGCTCACTCAAAAACTCGTCATCCACTTTAGCACGAGGATAGATGGTAATTGTCGGTACACCGGATTTACCGCTAAAGGTTGCGTTGTCGCTCTCATACTCGATAGCTGTACCCGGACCGGTTAAGTCGGATGCCAGGTCAATGTTGAAGGTGATTTCACGACTTGGGAAGAGGTTAAGGTAGACCTTTTCAAAATCCCGCCCGAGTCCATTCACGAAATCAGCAGAACTTTGAATATGAGCGATGGTCGTCAAAGCTTGGGCTTCTAGGCTTTCCCTAGGCAGCGACGCAAAGTCACATAACTCTAACGGCTTAGCAGCCTCAACCTCGTTGAATTCACCAAGGTCTTGCACAGAAATCCGCTTTGAACTGTCAATATAGAGAGTACCCTTAGCCTGTAGTTTCTGTCCTACAAGGACCTTCTGGATAGCACCCGAGCTGAGCTGACCTACTGATCGAAGGCTAGGTATAGGGCGGAAGTCTACATGACTAGCCTCTTGGAAGTAAGAGGTCACCTCGATCAAGCCAAAATCTTCCTTCGCGCTACCGCTGCAGTCTTTTTGAAAGCGATCGAAGACCTCAAGCTTAGAAAGATAAATGGTTTCGCCCGATACATCTTTAGATGGAAACTGAGGATCTCGTGGTTTCATAGCATTGTCGTTACTACCTCCACTGCTCTTTCCACAAGAAGTCACTGCAAAAAGCAGTAGTCCCGCTACAATGGGTTTAACGACTAGATTTTTCATAACACGAGATTCCTTTAGAGATTTGTTGAACACAGCCAGGACTCTAGTTTCAGGCAAATATTGCAGAAATCTAAGACATTAAAATTACTGTATAATTATGTATGACAAGGAATCGGTAGCTTTTTCACCACTGTAACCGATGGCTGGAGGCAACCCCACGGAATGTTGGAAAAATATCTGATTGTGAGCGATATTGCGGGCCAATACGATGCTTTTGCGAGACTGCGAGAACAAAAGCCTGATTTGCCATGTATCAGCGTTGGCGACGCCATCGACAAGGGGCCTCAAAGCCAGTTGGTTCTAGACTTTCTTATACAAGACAAGGGCAGCGACCTACTACTGGGAAACCATGAATATCTGCTTTTGCGTGCCATGCACGAACTTGAATACGAACCTTTGATGAGTAAGCGTGTGTTTTGCCATTTTTGGCTTGAGAGTCGCGGGCTAGCAACAATCCTCTCCTACTTGCCTCATGGTGATCTTTACCGCAATCTGGAACGAACTCTATTCGCATTCAAGGATCGCCTCACCGAAATAGGTCACCTACATTACCTAAAAACCCGAGCATTGATATTCATCAGCCCTGGTCTTGCTGTCAGTCATGCTCCAAGCAATCTGAGATTCTTACAAAGTCGGCTCCAAACATGGGTTGCAGACAGTGATGTTTTTCTTGGCAGTACCTTCGCTGATCCTCATATTTGGGTTAAAGGGCCTTCGCCGTCACCATTTTCTGGATTAACCTTACCGACGACTGTGGGCGAATTTGTGAGTTGCCGCGACGAACCTTCAGAGCTAAAGTCTTACCTGCATGTTTTTGGTCACATGAGCCGGTGGGGCTACAAGCAATTCCTATCACCAGATCATAAGCGTACGACTCACCTGTGTATTGATTCAAGTCGTAGCTCTAAAATTACTGGTCTCGTCTGGCCTCAGCAGCAAGTTATCCAAGAACGATTCCGCAACTAGTCGCAATGGAGTCCAATCGCGGAAAAGCCTTTTCTGTGTAATAATATTGAGTACACGAAACTCTTGAAGAGGACCTCGACCAAATGAGGCTTGCCTGCATTTTTCTTTTTCTGAGTCTAATGAGCGCCTGTGTTACGGATGACCTTAAGATGTCGATGGTGTCTGCCAAAGCCTTAATCGACATGCGTTGTCCTGATGAGGTGCGAGTTCAAGGTCTGGGTAATGATCGGTTTGCCGCTGCCTGTACTTCCGTGAATAAAGGGCGAGGCCTGTATCGGGTAAAGTGTGGAAATTTCCCAAAATCGTGCAAAGTTTACCGACTTAGAAAGCAATGACCACCCTTTAGTCAATAGACTCTTAGTAAAATCAGGACCTAAGCTAAGCATAATTCTTGCAGTCCAAATGAACTAGAGGTCTAGATTAAAAAAAGGGGGACACCTATGGCGCGGCTACTGGTTTTGTTGCTGGCGATCCAAGGATTGGCCTGTAAGCCTAGCAAGTCAAACATGAGAACTGAAAAGGTTGACTCAGAAACCATTCAGCTTGTGGATCAGGCACTTGACTCTAGTTTGAATTCTAAAAAAAGTGATGCTCAAATCACGATCACCATCCAGCCAGAAAATCCATGGGATGTTTTACTCAATCCAGCAAGCTATCTCGAACTTCAAGACTATATTATCCAGCGCTTTGAATCGGAGAGTCCACGATTAGCAGAGAATCTTAGGTTAGGTCTCGTCCTTGATCTTGATACCAAAGGTCTGGACGCCGTCGAAACCACAAGAAGCTCTCTCGATGCCTCACATATTGAAACCCTTGCCAATAACTTGGACTTTATGAGAGCCAGCGGTGTCGATGCCGTTCACCGCTCTCTGGCTTCCTATCTCGAAGACATTGGAATCACCGAGCCAGCACAGCAACAAAAGGCCCTCACAAGCCGAATGATTACCCCCAAGAAATGTCAGGAAAGTATCGGCAAAGCTATCACTAGCCAAGCCAAGAGTCTCAATATCGAGTTTTCAAATACGAAGCCGTCTCACTTGGAAAGAAACCAAGTGCAGCGCTGTATCGATAACGCCACGAATGCCGGTCTTCGGATCAATCTCACGATCGCGACATTGATTGTAGATGGTGATTAACCTCGCCACGGCTGACGGGTTGAAACCTTGGTGCATACCGCCAAGGTATTGTACCCAAATCAAAAACAATTCCCTATCGTAGTCGCGCGATCTAGATATCAATAGCAGCGTTGCAATTATTTTCGCCGAAAATCATACCGTTCATCTTTTTCAGATAAAACTAAAGTTTATTTTGATTTTCATTGGTTTGCATAAGCTTGATATTTCATTAGCCTAGCATTCTTTCTTTGCCGAACCTTGGTGACACTCATGTGAGCGAAATATCATCCGAATGGCTCGGAGAGAAAAACTTGTGTTAGAGGAACCACCATGACAAGCAATTTGGCTACGAACCTGTCGATCATAGAAGATGGTTTATCGTCCTCTGTCTATTCGGGGATGTCTAATAACTCGCCGATAAACATCATCTACTGCGACAAAGATCTCAAAATCATGTATCTGAATCCGAGAAGTATCGAGACTCTTGGCAAGATATCGCAGTATTTGCCGGTCCCAGTGAACCAGGTCCTTGGCTCTAACATCGATATATTCCATAAGAACCCAGCACACCAAAGGCGCTTGCTGGCAGATCCTCGAAACTTACCCCATCGAACAACAATCGAATTGGGACCCGAGCGCTTGGATCTCCACGTATCAGCGATCTACGATGAGCAGGGCGAGCATATTGGTTCTATGGCCACCTGGGATATTGTTACCGAGAAGCTTGCCCTAGAAGAAAAACAAGAAAAAATGGAGGCTCTAGTCTCCAATGCTAATATTAACATCATGTACGCTAATCTAGACGGGACGATCGAGTATGTGAATCCCAAAAGTTTAAAGACTCTCAAAACAATTGAGCAGTACTTGCCGGTAAGGGTCGAAGAGATCCAAGGTGGATCCTACGATATCTTCCACAAGAACCCAAGCTTTCAACGAGGTTTGTTAGCCAACGACTCAAATCTACCTCATGAAGCCCAAATTCAAGTGGGTCCTGAAATACTCAATCTCTCTGTTTCAGCCATGTATGACAGTAACAAGAACTACATCGGCCCGATGCTCAACTGGGAAGTGGTCACTGAAAAAATCGCTCTGGAAAGCCGCGTGTCTCGGATCAATTGCATGGTAGAAAGCTCACCGACAAACGTGATGTTTGCTAGTCGCGACGGTATCATCGAATACCTCAACCCCAAGAGTTTAGAAACTCTTCGCTCAATTCAAAATGATCTTCCTGTTTCGGCTGACAAGGTGCAAGGCGGATCCTATGATGTTTTTCACAAGAATCCCTCGCACCAAAGGCAACTTCTATCCGACCCAAGGAACCTACCGCACAATACAAGAATTGAAGTTGGCTCGAACATTCTGGACCTCCTCGTAACAGCTATTTACGACAACAAAGGCGAGTACGTTGGCCCCATGGTGACATGGGATGTGGTCACTGAAAAGGTGGAGCTAGAGAAGAAAAGCGCACGAATGAACTCAATGATCGAAAATGCACCCATCAATATCCTGATGGCAGACCTCGATTTCAACATGGTTTATATGAACCCAGCTAGTCGCAGCACGCTGACCCGCTTGCAGCACCTTCTTCCACGTCCAGTCAATCAGTTGCTCGGTCAATCAATCGATATATTCCATAAAAACCCAAGTCATCAGCGATCCCTGCTTTCAAATCCAGCGAATTTGCCTCACTCGGCGAACATCAAGCTTGGCGATGAAACACTGAACTTGGTAGTTTCAGCGATCTACGATCATGAGAACACCTACATTGGCCCCATGGTTTCCTGGTCCATCGTCACTGAGAAGCTTCGCTTGGTTGAAAGCCTCAAAGAAGCCGCTACACAGGTATCCACCGCTTCAGAAGAAGTCACAGCAACTTCGCGAGAAATGGAAACCAATGCTCAATGTGCGAACGCCGAATCCACTCAAGCGGCATCAGCTAGTGAAGAGATTTCTGCAGGAGTTCAACAGGTAGCACACAGTTCTGAAGAACTTCGCGGATCGATCTCGGAGATCTCGCAGAACATGAATGAAACGTCTCGACTGGTCACCGATACCCTCCGCGAAGCAGAAGAAGCCGACAAGAAGATGTCCCAGCTTTCCAGCAGCAGCAAAGAGATTGGGGATGTGATCAAAGTGATCAACTCCATCGCCCAACAAACCAACCTTCTTGCTCTTAACGCAACCATTGAAGCTGCAAGAGCAGGAGATGCTGGCCGAGGATTCTCAGTTGTTGCCAATGAAGTCAAGGAGCTGGCCAACCAAACAGCTGCAGCAACCGATGAGATTACAAAGAAGATTGTCGCGATTCAAGAAGATACCAAGAGTTCCGTCGATGCCATCAAGATTATCAGTTCGAGCATCTCTAAGATCAACGATTTTGCAAGCCAGATTTCGGCAGCAGTACAAGAGCAAAATGCTACTACAGACGAATTAACGAGGATTTCGAACGAAGCCTCGGAAGGCGTCAACGGCATATCATCCAATATCAAGGCGGTGTCGCAATCGGTGAATCAAACAGCCACCAACTCCCAGCAGCTGGTGGATGCGGCCAAGAGTATGATGTCCCTAGCATCGACTCTCAACCAACTTGTTCAGGAAGTTGATGACACGTGATAAACTTATAGATAGCAAAATCAGCTCTCTATAGAGGTTCGTTTGTTAAAGTCATCCAAGTCTCTTATATCAGGTTTACGCTACTCGGCTATCGCTGCGAAATCCGCAGGGATAGCCTTTTTCAATAAGGATGCGGGTAAAAAATACCTGCTCGAATCCCTTGGCTCCATCCCCGGCCTCTCGGCAAAAGCTGCCCAGCTTCTCTCTATGAAGCTTGAACCCGAAAAAACGCCTGTGGTAGAGCCTATGCCTCTACCCCTTGTCAAGCAACTCATCGAAGATCGTTCTCCTCAGCTGGGGCAAGTGATTCACACCATCGATGAGCAAGCTTGGGTGGCCTCCCTGGGCCAGGTGCACAGGGCTGAACTACAAGACGGGCGCGTGGTGGCGATAAAGATTCAATATCCCGGAGTCCGGGAACAGCTTGACGAACAATTCAAAATTTTGATGTCTGCAGCCAGCTTTGGCCCTCCAAAAAAATACCAAATGGAGGTAGAGGAACTAACGTCATATTTCAAGGGATCTTTGCTAGAAGAGTTGAACTACCTTCACGAAGCTCAGCGTCAAATGGAATTCAAAAAATTGGTCCCCAAAGGCTTACCCATCGTTGTTCCTGAAGTCTTCACAGATTTGAGTAGCGACTTAATTTTGGTGCAAACCTACGAAAATGCAATGAAACTTGATAGCATTCGTACATTTTGGCCCAAGGAAGCCCAAGGGGATTGCGCTCGTCTATTTATTGAATATCTTTTTAAGTCAAGCTTTGAAACAGGCTTGCTGCACAGTGACCCACACCCAGACAATTATGGATTCAGACCCACAGCACCAGGGACCAACTACAGCCACGAACTTGTACTTTATGATTTTGGCTCCACTTTACATATCGAACCCAGACATCGAGCTACCTTTTATCAACTGATCCACAAACACCTCAATAAAGAAAACTATCACCCTCTTGATTACCTTTGTTATATTGGTTTCAATCAAGAAAAACTGACTTTTATAGCCGATAAACTTCCAGCGTTGATGGATACCCTTCTGATTCCCCTTCAAAATGAAGGAGCATTCAATCTTCAGTCTTGGCAACTAAAGGAACGGGTCGACACAATTCTAGGTAATGATAAGTGGTGGTTTAGAACTGCTGGCCCCCCTTGGTTCTTGATGTTTATGCGTGCTATGCAGGGTGTACTCTACTTTATGCAGCGGATGGACCAACAGGTTCCCTTTAAAATGCTATGGGAGCGATGTGAACCGCCCCACCAAGTGTCCGTTCCACACATTGATGCTCCATTGTCTGGCTCTACCGATAGCCTCGCACAATCTTTGCACGTAGAGGTTCGCGAAGAAGGAAGACCAATCGTCCAGCTACGGATGCCAGCTCGTTCAGTGGACGACTTGGAAAATCTAGTACCTGTCGAAACCCGACGTAGGATCGAGGAACAAAATCTCAATCTTATTAAATTGAAGAAAGGCGTTCAAAAATCAGGGTATAAGCCTCAGATGATTTTTCATTCTCAGTGTGATAATCGAGACTATAAGGTATGGCTAGAGTAGGCCGTTTACAATTTTGGTAATTTCCTTGACCATTCGATCAAGTTCCATCGGCTTTGAGAATAGCTTTGCCCTTTTAAAGCGTTTAGCTATCTCTTCGAATTCCTCCCGACCAGAAAAAATAAAGACAGGTGTTCTGTTACCTTTCATCTCAAGCAACTTCATCAACTCTAGTCCATTCATTTCCGGCATAGCCAAGTCTGTAACAATCAAATCGGGCAATACCCGATTCAAAACGTTGAATCCCACCAATCCATTCTGAGCCTCATGAAAGTCAATCTCACCATTAACTCCCGCCAGAATCTTGGTTTTCAACATTTCACGGATATCGCCATCATCTTCAATAAGCAACAGAGACACCATGTTGCTGACCTCCTCCTTTCCTGCCCATCGGCAGATTTCGATGATTCTTTATAAAATCCGTTAAGATAGGCCTCTTATCTCGGCTGTATCACAGCGACCTTTGGTACTCACTAAAGGATGAATTAAACAAGTGAGAAACTGTCGAAAAATCTGACACCGATGATAAAAATTCCGACGCTTTGGGGCGGCATTTAAGAACCCAGTCAGGATTTCCCGCACTGTGAGCCATCCCGTGAGTCAGTTCCGGTGCCTCGACGCAAGATTACTGGGTATTTTTTGAGCACGAGAATTGCATAGTTTCGTACATTCTTTTAGGGGGAATTCGATGAAAACATTACTTGGCACTCTTATGCTTTGCTTCATCTGCTGGGGCTGTCAGCAAGAGGAAATTGATTCTACAGGTACCACAGCTCCTACGAGCACACCGGTGAAAACCCAAAACAATGACGAGCAAAGCAGTGCCAACGAAGACCCCGAGCCCTTCACCGGCGATACCTGTGAAGACCTAGAGATCCCATCTTGGGATCGCCAAATCAATAGACTCACTGAAAATCGCTGTGTTCGTTGCCACAACGACAGCTTCGCTTGGAATGGTGTTCAGCTTCAAACCTATGAGCTGTTTATGGAAAATGCTGAAATCAGCAAAGAGCGTCTAGAAAAAGGTGAATTATCGTTCGATATCTTTATTTACGAAATACAAATGTATCTCGACTGGTTTGATGCTGGTATGCCAAAAACAGAGAGAGACTGCGCGACTAGTTAAAAGCCTTTACTTGTAAGGCTTGTAGCGATCCAAGCCTTACTATGCAGTCCTCATATCTCAATAACTCTCAGTTTTCAGTCTTAAAAAACTCGCTTTTGTCCATAAGTAAAATTTAATATCTTTAGAAATGCGTGAATGTCCCGAAGCCTGTATTGTCCCTGGGGACAAGCATTTTTGGAGGTGATGAATGTTCAAGTTGTTCGTAAAGTTTTTTGTATGGGGCAGCCTAGGATTCGCCATTACGGCCTATGGGCAAGAGACACGTTCGTATATTCTTAGTGTGGACTTCGGTTCCACAGACCGCCTCCAAGACTTTTGGCTGCCGTGGGGTGGCTCAGGAACACAAGCACAAATCACTCGAAATCTGCCCAATGTATTCGATCAGGATGGAATTAATATCAAAATTGCTACTCCTTGTATTTCACCACGGGATATCGATCTCTATACTAACTGTGGCTTGGGTTTTATTGAGAACCCTAACGTCGCAGGCACACCCCTCAATATGCTCGTGAGCAACGGCCTTCGAGTTCTTGATAGTTCAGTGAACTTTGAATTTTCAGGGCTGCCCGAAGGTGTTTACGATATCAAATTCTTCTTTCACGATTCCTCTCGCAACTCTGACAATCGCGACATCAGTGTAACGTTGATCGATGGTCGAGCACCTGGAGGCAAACTGCTTTCCAGTTCGGTTAACTACTCAACTTCAACAAATCCCATTGCTCTTTCGACTTTTAGAATTCCTGTTGAGGCCAGGGTTGGACGAACTGTCAGAATTACGTTAAGTTCGAGTAACTCAGATTTCTTATTAAATGGTTTCGAGTTCACTCAATATCGCCTTGTGGAGCAACTGCCAAGTGGCATTGAAGTCATTGGCAAAACTCGAAACACCGAAGCTTTGATCTCGGGATTTCGAAGTTCTGATGAATCTATACTCGCTTGCGCGATCCAAAGAAACGGCGACTATTACTTCGGCAGTTGGTATGAAGGCAGCGATGAATGCCAGGCTATCATTGATCAGCAGCTGGACTTTGATACAAGCTACAAGTTTGTGAAGTTCGATCCCTTCTTTTACTGGCAGCCAGTCAGCACCCCTCAAGTTCCCAACAATGCTTTATCGTTTACAGAAACAGCAGATGGAGATACA encodes:
- a CDS encoding metallophosphoesterase, with the translated sequence MLEKYLIVSDIAGQYDAFARLREQKPDLPCISVGDAIDKGPQSQLVLDFLIQDKGSDLLLGNHEYLLLRAMHELEYEPLMSKRVFCHFWLESRGLATILSYLPHGDLYRNLERTLFAFKDRLTEIGHLHYLKTRALIFISPGLAVSHAPSNLRFLQSRLQTWVADSDVFLGSTFADPHIWVKGPSPSPFSGLTLPTTVGEFVSCRDEPSELKSYLHVFGHMSRWGYKQFLSPDHKRTTHLCIDSSRSSKITGLVWPQQQVIQERFRN
- a CDS encoding PAS domain-containing methyl-accepting chemotaxis protein — translated: MTSNLATNLSIIEDGLSSSVYSGMSNNSPINIIYCDKDLKIMYLNPRSIETLGKISQYLPVPVNQVLGSNIDIFHKNPAHQRRLLADPRNLPHRTTIELGPERLDLHVSAIYDEQGEHIGSMATWDIVTEKLALEEKQEKMEALVSNANINIMYANLDGTIEYVNPKSLKTLKTIEQYLPVRVEEIQGGSYDIFHKNPSFQRGLLANDSNLPHEAQIQVGPEILNLSVSAMYDSNKNYIGPMLNWEVVTEKIALESRVSRINCMVESSPTNVMFASRDGIIEYLNPKSLETLRSIQNDLPVSADKVQGGSYDVFHKNPSHQRQLLSDPRNLPHNTRIEVGSNILDLLVTAIYDNKGEYVGPMVTWDVVTEKVELEKKSARMNSMIENAPINILMADLDFNMVYMNPASRSTLTRLQHLLPRPVNQLLGQSIDIFHKNPSHQRSLLSNPANLPHSANIKLGDETLNLVVSAIYDHENTYIGPMVSWSIVTEKLRLVESLKEAATQVSTASEEVTATSREMETNAQCANAESTQAASASEEISAGVQQVAHSSEELRGSISEISQNMNETSRLVTDTLREAEEADKKMSQLSSSSKEIGDVIKVINSIAQQTNLLALNATIEAARAGDAGRGFSVVANEVKELANQTAAATDEITKKIVAIQEDTKSSVDAIKIISSSISKINDFASQISAAVQEQNATTDELTRISNEASEGVNGISSNIKAVSQSVNQTATNSQQLVDAAKSMMSLASTLNQLVQEVDDT
- a CDS encoding AarF/UbiB family protein: MLKSSKSLISGLRYSAIAAKSAGIAFFNKDAGKKYLLESLGSIPGLSAKAAQLLSMKLEPEKTPVVEPMPLPLVKQLIEDRSPQLGQVIHTIDEQAWVASLGQVHRAELQDGRVVAIKIQYPGVREQLDEQFKILMSAASFGPPKKYQMEVEELTSYFKGSLLEELNYLHEAQRQMEFKKLVPKGLPIVVPEVFTDLSSDLILVQTYENAMKLDSIRTFWPKEAQGDCARLFIEYLFKSSFETGLLHSDPHPDNYGFRPTAPGTNYSHELVLYDFGSTLHIEPRHRATFYQLIHKHLNKENYHPLDYLCYIGFNQEKLTFIADKLPALMDTLLIPLQNEGAFNLQSWQLKERVDTILGNDKWWFRTAGPPWFLMFMRAMQGVLYFMQRMDQQVPFKMLWERCEPPHQVSVPHIDAPLSGSTDSLAQSLHVEVREEGRPIVQLRMPARSVDDLENLVPVETRRRIEEQNLNLIKLKKGVQKSGYKPQMIFHSQCDNRDYKVWLE
- a CDS encoding response regulator; amino-acid sequence: MVSLLLIEDDGDIREMLKTKILAGVNGEIDFHEAQNGLVGFNVLNRVLPDLIVTDLAMPEMNGLELMKLLEMKGNRTPVFIFSGREEFEEIAKRFKRAKLFSKPMELDRMVKEITKIVNGLL